The following DNA comes from Cellulophaga sp. HaHa_2_95.
TGCAGCTGCATTGTATAAAGAATTGCAGTTTTTTCTGAAGTTTATTAAATGTACAGCAGTACGTTTGCATAAAACTAGTCCTACTTCATTTCAAGAATATTTTGAGCAGTCTTATCCGGAGTTATTTTCTAAATGATGTTTGTGGGGAGCAACCTATAAAAATTGCCATCATTTAAGGTCATGTTCAGATTTTGTTGAGTCTTAATTTTGGTTTTCTAGGGCATATAACTGTATTTTTCATTTTTCTAAATTCTAATAAAAACCCCAATAAAAATGAAGCATATTTATTTAATAGCTAGTTTAATTAGCCTTATGGTATTTTCCTGTAAAAAAGATAACAATTCAAACGATGAAAATACCCCAGCTGAAGTTTCCGAAGAACCAACCACAGATCCTGTCACTGAAACACCAGAGGAGACTGCTCCAGAGGTGGTAGATTATACAACGTTAACACCACCAACGCCTCCAGAAGGCATGAAGTGGGTAGCGGTTTCGGAACTTACAGATGAGTTTAATGACACTTTTGACACAGATAAATGGTTTAAACCTTTATGGAATTATGATGTTCCCGTACATATGAAGGCAGAAAATTCTGGAGTAGCAGACGGTAATTTATGGATAAAAGCAACACTTGATGATACCCAAGAACGCTGGTTTTTAACTTCTAGAGTACAATCTAAGGCACAGATAAATTATCCAATGTATACTGAAAGTAGCATCAAAACGGCTCATATTTCTGCTTACAATACTTTTTGGTTAAACAATGGTGATATCTCAGACAGAAACGAAATAGATATTATAGAAAACAACTCAAAACCTTCATGTGATTGTCAGCCAGATTTTCCATGGCAGATGAACTCTCAGTACTTTCACGTGGTTGATGGTGATACTAGAAGAAATAAAGGTAATTTTGATAATAGAACGCTTTCTGATGATAATCCATTAAAAGGAGTAAAATGGAATGAAGAATATCATACGGTTG
Coding sequences within:
- a CDS encoding family 16 glycosylhydrolase — its product is MKHIYLIASLISLMVFSCKKDNNSNDENTPAEVSEEPTTDPVTETPEETAPEVVDYTTLTPPTPPEGMKWVAVSELTDEFNDTFDTDKWFKPLWNYDVPVHMKAENSGVADGNLWIKATLDDTQERWFLTSRVQSKAQINYPMYTESSIKTAHISAYNTFWLNNGDISDRNEIDIIENNSKPSCDCQPDFPWQMNSQYFHVVDGDTRRNKGNFDNRTLSDDNPLKGVKWNEEYHTVGVYWKDAKNIQFYLDGEPAGSVVSERDFTRDLNVIWDLWTFDVDWLGGLAVKTDLTDETINTMKVDWIHTYQLVVE